The following proteins are encoded in a genomic region of Novosphingobium sp. PP1Y:
- a CDS encoding SDR family NAD(P)-dependent oxidoreductase, translating to MTNNRPPDLAPALGSPQSSVVITGGASGIGLASARAVAAVGRPVAIWDINEEALERAAAQIRDETGTRCHVECVDMRRTDDFASALDRCRAALPPLGGLVHCAGIVDTGSLEGITIDNWQAGIDIHLRALAFMTQAMVGDLAGNPGSAIVAITSINATLGNAVNPIYSAAKGGMLSLVRSLADRLARDGIRINSVSPGQILTPMMRPAVDNLEKGYFERRILLERLGDPEEIGRVVRFLLSDEASYITAAELVVDGGNISSQRG from the coding sequence ATGACGAACAATCGCCCCCCTGATCTGGCCCCTGCTCTGGGAAGCCCGCAGTCGTCGGTGGTCATCACCGGCGGCGCCTCGGGCATTGGCCTTGCCTCTGCCCGTGCGGTTGCCGCGGTCGGCCGCCCGGTCGCCATCTGGGACATCAACGAGGAAGCGCTGGAGCGCGCCGCCGCGCAGATCCGCGACGAGACCGGAACCCGGTGCCACGTGGAATGCGTCGACATGCGCCGCACCGACGACTTCGCGAGCGCGCTCGATCGCTGCCGTGCCGCACTGCCACCGCTGGGCGGCCTCGTTCACTGCGCGGGTATCGTCGATACCGGTTCACTTGAAGGTATAACGATCGACAACTGGCAGGCCGGGATCGACATCCACTTGCGCGCGCTCGCCTTCATGACACAGGCGATGGTGGGCGACCTTGCCGGCAATCCCGGCTCGGCGATCGTCGCCATCACCTCGATCAATGCCACGCTGGGCAATGCGGTCAATCCGATCTATTCGGCGGCGAAAGGCGGCATGCTCTCGCTGGTGCGTTCACTGGCCGACAGGCTCGCGCGCGACGGCATCCGGATCAACTCGGTCTCGCCAGGACAGATCCTGACGCCGATGATGCGCCCGGCAGTCGACAACCTCGAAAAGGGCTACTTCGAGCGCCGCATCCTGCTGGAACGGCTGGGCGATCCAGAGGAAATCGGCCGGGTCGTGCGTTTCCTCCTGTCGGACGAGGCAAGCTACATCACCGCGGCCGAACTCGTGGTCGACGGCGGCAACATTTCCTCCCAGCGCGGATAG